From Toxorhynchites rutilus septentrionalis strain SRP chromosome 2, ASM2978413v1, whole genome shotgun sequence, a single genomic window includes:
- the LOC129767196 gene encoding uncharacterized protein LOC129767196 → MIQLKRGTNGVWFWTLLLLLLLSVGPSHQWSLFDWFGGGYNGELSHFSGAVGRDDILCAKRLVGRGTRLPINIPFTTSIPIRAYLAEASDFNRNGFQVGVRSGNLDSNSVTLFIAGPRALPYYVMVDFFCTP, encoded by the exons ATGATCCAGCTCAAACGAGGAACAAACGGTGTGTGGTTCTGGACGCTGCTACTGCTGTTACTGCTGTCCGTTGGTCCTTCCCATCAGTGGAGTTTGTTTGATTGGTTTGGCGGAGGTTACAACGGCGAACTGAGTCACTTCTCGGGTGCTGTCGGGCGTGACGATATCCTGTGCGCGAAAAGATTAGTTGGGCGAGGCACCCGGCTTCCGATTAACATTCCCTTCACGACATCG ATTCCCATCAGAGCTTACCTGGCCGAAGCGAGTGACTTCAACAGAAACGGATTCCAGGTGGGAGTTCGGAGTGGCAACTTGGACAGCAACTCGGTAACTTTGTTCATCGCTGGACCTAGGGCACTGCCATACTACGTAATGGTGGACTTTTTCTGTACCCCTTAG